A part of Mycolicibacterium sp. TUM20985 genomic DNA contains:
- a CDS encoding DeoR/GlpR family DNA-binding transcription regulator — protein sequence MSIKRNDRLRAVLSLLRDRGEVASQVLCTELGVSVATLRRDLNELEEQGLLVRTHGGARALDPSGSEIPVRLRDHRMVAIKRRIAHHAAALVPAGPQAVALTGGVTTGEVARSLKGRPNMTIVTNSLTIAADCAVDAHMKVIATGGLVRANTLEAVGPMSEHAFQVITVGTAVLGADGMSAEIGATTFDEAEARTAIAMAANAQRVVVAVDGSKIGKVTLAKMVPLSEIHHLVTDSTANPQQLERIAAAGVHVHVVTVDDDA from the coding sequence ATGTCGATCAAGCGCAATGACCGGTTGCGTGCGGTGCTGTCGCTACTGCGCGACCGTGGCGAAGTCGCGTCCCAGGTGCTCTGCACCGAGCTCGGCGTCTCGGTCGCCACGCTGCGCCGCGATCTGAATGAACTCGAGGAGCAGGGGCTGCTGGTCCGGACCCACGGCGGTGCCCGCGCCCTCGATCCGAGCGGCAGCGAGATCCCGGTGCGCCTGCGCGATCATCGGATGGTCGCCATCAAGCGCCGGATCGCCCACCATGCAGCCGCGTTGGTGCCGGCGGGTCCGCAAGCCGTCGCGCTGACCGGCGGCGTCACGACCGGCGAGGTCGCCCGATCACTCAAGGGACGGCCCAACATGACGATCGTGACGAACTCGCTGACGATCGCCGCCGACTGCGCGGTGGATGCGCACATGAAGGTGATCGCGACGGGCGGGTTGGTGCGGGCCAACACCCTCGAGGCCGTCGGCCCCATGTCGGAGCACGCATTCCAGGTGATCACCGTCGGCACTGCGGTGCTGGGAGCCGACGGGATGTCCGCCGAGATCGGCGCCACCACGTTCGACGAGGCGGAGGCCCGCACCGCCATCGCCATGGCGGCGAATGCCCAACGCGTCGTCGTCGCCGTCGACGGTTCGAAGATCGGGAAGGTCACCCTCGCAAAGATGGTGCCACTCAGTGAAATTCACCATTTGGTGACCGACTCGACCGCCAATCCTCAACAGCTGGAACGCATCGCGGCTGCCGGTGTCCACGTCCACGTGGTCACGGTCG
- a CDS encoding class II fructose-bisphosphate aldolase: MSSAATADLIAAAVAESTAVLAFNVVTIEHAEGIAEGAERAGIPAILQVSENTVRFHGGRIAPLVSACAQIAARSSVPLAIHLDHFQDGALITEAIDSAARLGVSSIMVDAAHLPYGDNVDRTRAFVEHGHRAGLWVEAELGEIGGKDGQTLGAHAAGVRTDPDEAAAYAGATEVDGLAVAVGSTHAMTTRDAELDVELIGRLAAAVRTPLVLHGSSGVSDDQLRGAVGAGIRKINVGTALNVAYTAALRAALAVDSTANDPRKPLAAARDAIADTVADLCRTVALPVVAAGERESR; the protein is encoded by the coding sequence GTGAGCAGTGCCGCGACCGCCGACCTGATCGCCGCGGCCGTCGCCGAGAGCACCGCGGTGCTCGCCTTCAACGTCGTGACCATCGAGCACGCCGAGGGCATCGCCGAGGGAGCGGAACGTGCCGGCATCCCCGCCATTCTGCAGGTCAGCGAGAACACGGTCCGCTTCCATGGCGGCCGAATCGCGCCGCTGGTGTCCGCCTGCGCGCAGATCGCCGCACGGTCCTCGGTTCCACTGGCGATCCATCTCGACCATTTCCAGGACGGCGCGCTCATCACCGAAGCCATCGATTCCGCAGCCCGACTCGGCGTCAGCTCGATCATGGTCGACGCGGCACACCTGCCCTACGGCGACAACGTGGATCGGACTCGCGCGTTCGTCGAGCACGGGCACCGCGCCGGGCTGTGGGTGGAGGCCGAGCTCGGCGAAATCGGCGGCAAGGACGGGCAGACCCTGGGGGCGCATGCCGCCGGCGTCCGGACCGATCCCGACGAGGCGGCCGCCTACGCCGGCGCGACGGAGGTCGACGGCCTGGCCGTTGCGGTGGGCAGCACACATGCAATGACCACTCGCGACGCCGAACTCGACGTCGAGTTGATCGGGCGCCTCGCAGCAGCCGTCAGGACACCTCTCGTGCTGCACGGTTCTTCGGGCGTATCCGACGACCAACTCCGCGGTGCCGTCGGCGCCGGCATCCGGAAGATCAACGTCGGGACCGCACTCAACGTGGCCTACACCGCCGCACTGCGCGCCGCGCTCGCCGTCGATTCCACCGCCAACGATCCGCGCAAGCCCCTGGCCGCCGCGCGAGACGCCATTGCGGACACCGTCGCCGACCTGTGTCGCACCGTCGCGCTGCCGGTCGTCGCCGCTGGAGAACGGGAATCCCGATGA